In Fastidiosipila sp., the sequence AAGATGGTCGACAGGATTGATAGTGCGGGTGAGATAAACATAAACAAAATGCCCAGAATGATCAGTACCACACTGGCTCCTGCTTCAAAGATGAAGAGAACCAGGCCCTGATTAGCGTGGAAACGCGCGAAGCGAGACTGGGGAGCCGCCAGCAGGGGAACCAGGAAAAGCAGGCCCAGATAGGCCAGGATGGCCATCATTTTATTCTGTTCAATGTCCCTCGGATCGTACTGACCGGTTGTATCCGGCGTGTTCATAAAAGCCGGGCCCTGTCCCGGGGGAGGCGGCCCTTGGTATTGCTGCTGCGGGGGCGCCTGGTATTGCTGTTGCGGGGGCGCCTGGTACTGCTGCTGCGGAGGCGGCTGTTGCACAGGCGCATCCCCCGCCTGTCCCATTATGGGCGAGCCGCACGCCGGACAAAATTTCTCCTTGTCATCGACTTCAAGTCCACAAACACTACAATAAGCCATTCTAGACCTCCTTAATGGAATCGGCTCAGACGTCCCGGATCCGGAATTGACCGCGAATCGCCAAAGCGGGGTGGTGTTGACTAAACCCAACGTAGCGTAATTATACATAATATCTTGGACTATTTAAACAAATGGCTCAAAGAGTATTGACCGTTACCATTGAACTTCGAAATCCCACTTCAGGCCCTGGCCGCGATTGCATAGATCAGAAGATGCTTTACCTTTGGCAGGTAATAGGGAAATGCCTCCCCGCCTGTTTCAAGCAAATGCTCCTCCAGGTAGGCCTCGGCTTCTTGCCGTGTCTTATCCGGCTTGTAATGCCCGAGGAAGTCCAGCGCATCGCGCCTGCTGGTAAAGGGCTGTCCGAATTCGAGCCTCGCTCTCTCTTTTGAGAATGATCGGCCTTCCTTTAGCAAGCTGCGTTCGATGTCTTCCGCTCTTTTCCATCCGGCTCCTTCCATGCCGGAGCCGGTATCGATCACCCTGATCAGGAGCCGGCCTGACAGGTCAATGCAGCGCGACATCAACTCGTAAGAATGTCCAAAAAAAGCCATCAGACCGACCTGGCAGTCAAGAGCAAGCTTACCCGCATCCCCCTCAACAATCTCCATGTTCCTGAATCCCCGCCGCCTGATTTCCTTCCTCAGTGCTTCAAGCACCTGGGGATCCCGATCGACGCAAGTCAGCCGCGCGACGTAGGGCGCCAGTTCCAGGCTCAGCTTTCCCAAACCGCAGCCCCAGTCACAGACCGTGTCGTCCGGCTGGAGAAAGGGTACAAGAAACGAGGCCAGTTGGCGGTGAAAGGAACCGTAGCTGCTGGCCTTTTCGTACCAGTCAATCTGCTTCGGCGTCCAGGTAAAAGCCATCCTCTGCCTCTTGGCGGAAATTCCAGATCAGCTCCTGCCCAGATGGTACTGCCGCTGAAGCTTGTGGATCTCCTCTTCGAATTCCGGAACCGGCCCTTCCACGACCGAATCCCGGATGACCTCCTGGATGGAGAGGTTGCGTACGCGGCCGGGCGGGATTCCCATTTCTTCCAGCCAGCCGGCAAGCTGGGCGGAACTTGAGGCATAGACAATCCGGCCCAGGTCAACCCAGCCGTGAGCTGCCGAACACATGGGGCAATGCTCGCCTGAGGTGTAGACCGTCGCCTTGCGCCTCTCCCCGTCTGTC encodes:
- a CDS encoding nucleoside deaminase; translated protein: MLTEKDRKHLKRAVELAREALEKGDAPFGSVLVSGEGEVLMEARNQVGCGDHTQHPEFNLARWAAEHMTDGERRKATVYTSGEHCPMCSAAHGWVDLGRIVYASSSAQLAGWLEEMGIPPGRVRNLSIQEVIRDSVVEGPVPEFEEEIHKLQRQYHLGRS
- a CDS encoding methyltransferase domain-containing protein produces the protein MAFTWTPKQIDWYEKASSYGSFHRQLASFLVPFLQPDDTVCDWGCGLGKLSLELAPYVARLTCVDRDPQVLEALRKEIRRRGFRNMEIVEGDAGKLALDCQVGLMAFFGHSYELMSRCIDLSGRLLIRVIDTGSGMEGAGWKRAEDIERSLLKEGRSFSKERARLEFGQPFTSRRDALDFLGHYKPDKTRQEAEAYLEEHLLETGGEAFPYYLPKVKHLLIYAIAARA
- a CDS encoding zinc-ribbon domain-containing protein, with protein sequence MAYCSVCGLEVDDKEKFCPACGSPIMGQAGDAPVQQPPPQQQYQAPPQQQYQAPPQQQYQGPPPPGQGPAFMNTPDTTGQYDPRDIEQNKMMAILAYLGLLFLVPLLAAPQSRFARFHANQGLVLFIFEAGASVVLIILGILFMFISPALSILSTILWLLVWLPSIALIVLGIINASGGRAKELPLIGKIRLLK